From a single Leptidea sinapis chromosome 1, ilLepSina1.1, whole genome shotgun sequence genomic region:
- the LOC126970451 gene encoding aspartate--tRNA ligase, mitochondrial — MWNGKVLKLLTNKTLKHSILYKRITRLISVQTQCLQQRAEVLDNLKNKQNVANILQDSSSFTYRSHTCGELRQYHAGEKVLLCGWVQFVRLSKFLLLRDSYGLTQCVVSNPDISISNIPLETIVKIEGTVISRPNEMINKAMETGEIEVTIENLDILNTVDKLPFNLREYQKPKEQMRMQYRYIDLRFPEMQYNLRKRSQMLHNMRKFLIEKHNFCEVETPTLFCRTPGGAREFVVPTHHHGMFYSLVQSPQQFKQMLMSGGVDRYFQLARCYRDEATRPDRQPEFTQLDIELSFTSQDGILSLIEQLLYETFIKELPKPPFLRMTYKDSLEKYGTDKPNLTYDLQLKNVTNIFSKSNEDFGAYIIPYPILFGKLTTKYKEKINELKKKYNVKVVLNENIIKEFGVDTCNRIKDKIGHDHSCVLAIGNAENVCLCLGDIRQLLAPLLKSKELLIIEDKMTPLWVVDFPLFIKGECGLETCHHPFTAPHPDDIHLLETAPSKMRSLAYDLVLNGNEVGGGSIRIHNVELQERVLRLLNIDASSLTHFLNALKSGCPPHGGIALGIDRLVSIACGVESIRDVIAFPKSHEGKDPLSGAPNTISDEDKRYYHIKISD, encoded by the coding sequence atgtggaATGGAAAAgtattaaagttattaacaaataaaactcTAAAACATTCCATCCTATACAAAAGAATAACACGACTAATATCAGTACAAACACAGTGTTTACAACAGCGAGCAGAAGTGCTAGATAATTTaaagaataaacaaaatgtGGCTAATATTCTTCAAGATAGTAGCTCCTTCACGTATAGATCCCACACATGTGGTGAGTTAAGACAATATCATGCAGGGGAAAAAGTTCTTCTTTGTGGCTGGGTCCAGTTTGTACGGCTCTCAAAGTTTCTTCTTTTAAGAGACTCATACGGTCTTACACAGTGTGTTGTTAGTAATCCTGATATCTCTATATCCAATATACCTCTCGAGACTATTGTAAAAATTGAAGGAACAGTAATATCAAGACCAAATGAGATGATCAACAAAGCCATGGAGACAGGAGAAATCGAGGTGACCATAGAAAATTTAGATATCTTAAATACAGTTGATAAGTTACCTTTTAATTTACGAGAGTATCAAAAACCTAAGGAACAAATGAGAATGCAATACCGCTATATTGATCTAAGGTTTCCTGAAATGCAGTACAATTTGAGAAAGCGCTCCCAAATGTTGCATAACATGAGGAAATTTCTTATAGAGAAACACAACTTCTGTGAAGTAGAGACTCCAACATTGTTTTGCCGCACTCCAGGTGGCGCTAGGGAGTTTGTTGTTCCAACACACCATCATGGTATGTTCTACTCACTAGTACAAAGTCCCCAACAATTTAAACAGATGCTTATGTCTGGTGGGGTTGACAGATACTTCCAGTTAGCCAGATGCTATAGAGATGAGGCTACAAGACCTGATAGACAGCCTGAGTTCACTCAACTTGATATTGAATTGTCATTTACATCACAAGATGGAATATTGTCACTGATTGAACAATTACTCTATGAAACTTTCATCAAAGAGTTACCTAAGCCACCATTTTTAAGAATGACATATAAAGACTCCTTAGAAAAGTATGGAACAGATAAACCCAACTTAACTTATGACCTTcagttaaaaaatgtaacaaatatatttagtaaaagTAATGAGGATTTTGGAGCTTATATAATTCCTTATCCAATTTTATTTGGTAAACTGACAACAAAGTATAAAGAGAAAATTAACGAATTGAAAAAGAAGTACAATGTGAAAGttgtattaaatgaaaatataataaaagaatttgGTGTAGATACTTGTAATagaataaaagataaaataggTCATGACCATTCTTGTGTATTGGCAATTGGTAATGCGGAAAATGTGTGTTTGTGTTTGGGTGATATAAGACAATTATTAGCACCTTTATTGAAGTCCAAGGAACTTTTGATTATTGAAGATAAAATGACACCATTATGGGTAGTTGATTTCCCATTATTTATCAAAGGTGAATGTGGACTGGAGACATGTCACCATCCATTCACAGCCCCACATCCAGATGACATACATTTGTTAGAAACGGCACCATCAAAGATGAGATCACTTGCATATGATTTAGTTTTGAACGGCAATGAAGTAGGTGGTGGCTCAATACGGATACACAATGTTGAGCTACAGGAAAGAGTTTTGCGGTTGTTGAATATAGATGCCAGTTCATTGACACATTTCTTAAATGCATTGAAGAGTGGCTGTCCACCTCATGGAGGTATAGCTCTCGGTATTGACAGATTAGTGTCCATTGCTTGTGGGGTGGAGTCAATCAGGGATGTTATAGCATTTCCAAAGTCCCATGAGGGCAAAGACCCATTGTCGGGTGCACCAAATACTATCAGTGATGAAGATAAGagatattatcatataaaaatatctgactga
- the LOC126970845 gene encoding inducible metalloproteinase inhibitor protein-like translates to MYSQLFCCVIFLFAVQCYGDPMLCSMNEILDCVFECPPEKSCRNREIKFSCLDVITPCRPKCVCKKGYIRNSQNVCILEDYCEKCNGENEYYSCGPHCDNVCATLHEMNQTHCPIVNIRCNDKCYCREGYARNDQNECIPISECPVITTVSESCPPNEEYNRCMPCPPDTCTSLVAKYKCDAKACEPGCVCKTNYLRKTSQAPCTPTWECPELAHTLDFH, encoded by the exons GTGATCCGATGCTGTGCTCCATGAATGAAATCCTAGACTGCGTATTCGAATGTCCCCCGGAGAAGTCTTGTCGTAACCGAGAGATAAAGTTTAGCTGTTTAGATGTTATCACACCATGCAGACCCAAGTGCGTTTGTAAGAAAGGATACATTCGAAACTCACAGAATGTGTGCATTTTGGAAGATTATTGTG AGAAATGTAATGGTGAAAACGAGTATTATTCGTGTGGACCCCACTGCGACAACGTGTGCGCAACATTGCACGAAATGAATCAAACCCACTGTCCGATTGTCAACATTCGGTGCAACGACAAATGCTACTGCAGGGAAGGATATGCCAGGAATGACCAGAATGAGTGCATTCCGATATCCGAATGTCCTGTCATCACAACAG TTTCAGAATCCTGTCCGCCGAACGAAGAATACAATAGGTGCATGCCATGTCCACCAGACACGTGTACGTCTCTTGTAGCCAAGTATAAATGTGACGCTAAAGCCTGTGAACCTGGATGTGTGTGCAAGACCAATTATCTGAGGAAGACTTCACAGGCCCCGTGCACACCGACCTGGGAATGCCCCGAGTTGGCTCATACTCTTgactttcattaa